The following coding sequences are from one Dehalococcoidia bacterium window:
- a CDS encoding SprT family zinc-dependent metalloprotease — protein sequence MSERGEVRYGSSTIGYTVNRSHRRRKTVEITLDGQSGVLVAAPQTLPAEDIAQLVRRRAPWILRRATSAMLQTYSRQFISGESVLYLGRRVRMTIEEAQVSRPMVQFRHWSFQVRVPSFPRGECRGEAVKRVLLAWYKRKALERLKARTLHWSRALGRRPTNVLVRDQRQRWASCSPDGTLRFNWRIIMADPSLIDYVVVHELAHLLVRHHSADFWSLLASVMPDFAERRRRLRELGPHLSL from the coding sequence GTGAGCGAGCGCGGCGAGGTCCGGTACGGGAGCAGCACCATCGGCTACACGGTCAACCGTAGCCATCGGCGCAGAAAGACGGTCGAGATAACCCTGGACGGGCAGTCAGGCGTTCTCGTTGCCGCGCCGCAAACACTTCCAGCCGAAGACATTGCTCAACTCGTACGCCGCCGCGCCCCGTGGATTCTGAGGCGCGCCACGTCCGCCATGCTCCAGACCTATTCCCGGCAGTTCATCAGCGGCGAGTCCGTGCTGTACCTCGGTCGCCGCGTACGGATGACGATCGAGGAGGCTCAAGTTTCCAGGCCGATGGTACAGTTCCGGCACTGGAGCTTCCAGGTCCGTGTACCCTCTTTCCCGCGGGGCGAATGCCGCGGAGAAGCGGTGAAGCGTGTGCTCCTGGCCTGGTACAAACGAAAGGCGCTTGAACGGCTGAAGGCGCGCACCCTCCACTGGTCGCGGGCTTTGGGGCGCCGGCCAACGAACGTTCTGGTCCGAGACCAACGCCAGCGCTGGGCCAGCTGTTCGCCGGACGGAACCCTGCGCTTTAATTGGCGGATCATCATGGCTGACCCGTCGCTTATCGACTACGTTGTCGTCCACGAGCTAGCCCATCTTCTAGTGCGCCACCACTCTGCGGATTTCTGGTCACTACTAGCATCAGTCATGCCCGACTTCGCCGAGAGGCGGCGCCGCCTACGAGAGCTTGGACCGCACCTGTCGCTCTAA